The genomic interval GGTAGCACCTACGACCCGGACAGTTCCGTTCCCGACCGGCTCAGCCGCCGGGCGATCGAGCTCGCCGAGCGCCTCGGCGACGACGAGTGCCTCGCGGACGCCCTGCTCGGCCGTGCACTCGCCTTCTCCGGCATCGCCGAACGGGCCACCGAGTCCCTCGAGCTGCTCACCCGGCTGGCGAAGGTACCCCACTCATCCGCCCAGATCGACCAGGTCATCGCGCACGGGCTGGGCTGCCTCGCGAAGATCACGTTGGGTGACCCGTCGGCCGCCGAGCAGGCGCGGCTCGGCGCGGTCGGCAGCGACCTGCTCCGGCTCCCCGCCACCCGGGTGCAGTTCCGGTGGGCGCAGGGCTCCCTCGCGCTCTGGCATGACGACGATCTGGCCGCCGCGGAGCGGACCTACGACCAGGCGTTCGCGTTGCACCGGGAGACGGAGCTGTATCAGAGCGGCGCCTACGACTTCGCCCGGCTGACCCTGCGCTGGGAACAGGGCCGGCTGCACGAGCCGGATGACCGGGTCTCCGGCGCTCCGCTCCCGCCGTGGGCCGTCGCGGTCATCGCCGCCGCGCGGGACGACCCGGCTGCCGACGAGCTGCTCGCCGCGGCGGTCACCGAGACCGGGCCGGTGACCTGGACGACCCATGGACGCCTGACGCTGCTGGCCCACGCCATCGCCGACCGCGGGCTGCGCGAGCACGCCGAGACGCTGACCACGCGGTTGGCACCGATCGCCGGCAACATCGCCAACCTGGGCCAGTGCGGGATGGCCGGCCCGGTCGCACTGGGTCTGGCCCGGCTCGCCGAGCTCACCGGTGACATCCCGGCCGCCCGTGCACACCTGCGGACCGCACTGGAGGTCGCCACGCGATCGCGAGGGGTGGGCGCGGTGTTACGCACTCGGCTTGAAGCCGCCCAGCTCGCCCGCCGGTGCGGCGAACCCGTCGACGAGGCCGGCCTTCGGGACCTCGCCGAACAGGCCGCGCGGCGCGGCATGATCGGCGTCGCCCGCGACGCGCACGAGCTGGGACTGTCGCTTCAGGCGACCATCAAACGACCACGTCACTGATCTGCAGGACCGGGACGATCGTCGTGTAGTTCTTGACGTCGCCGGTGATCTGGGCCGTCGCCTCCGAGGCCAGCGCCGTGTCGAGCGCCTCACGGGAGGAGAACGTGATGTGGACGGCGGCGACATGGGGGCCGGAGCTTCCCCGGTCGACGCGGACATCCTCCGGCTTCCACAGTTTCTCGCACAGCGGGATGTGGACGTCGCGATAGTAGTCGTGGTCGAACGTCTCGTCGGCACCGGCCGGGTAGAAGACGCTCAGGCGGGCTTGTGGCATGGGGCCACCTCCTGGAGTTGTCGGGAATGCGAAATGTGCGTCGGCGGGCGGTCAGTTCAGTTTCTGGACGAGTTCGACGAGGTAGCCGGCCGGATCGGTGAAGAACGCGATGATCGTCGGCCAGCGGTCAAGCCGGGTCGGCTCCATGACTGCCTCGCCTCCAGCTGCCAGTGCGGTTCGGTAGAGCCCCTCGCAGTCGTCGGTGTTGAGATAGCGCTTCCAGAACCCGTTGCCGTGCTCGATCGGGACGCCGTCCTTCTGCTGGGCCAGCTGGATCAGCCCGCCGCGCCCCGGGGCCTCGACGATTGCTTCCAACGCCTCGGGAACGTCCGTCCGGCTGGTGCAGGTCAGTCCGAGCTTCTCATGGAAGGCGACCGCGGCGTCCAGATCGGGGACGTTGATGCAGTACTGGCCCAGCCAGGGTTCATCGGCCGGCGAGCCCTCGGGCCAGGGATGACGCTCGACGAACTCGACCAGACGACCATCCGGGTCGCGAACGAAGGCGATCGTCACCGGCCAACGCTCCGTCCGCTCCGGCTCGGTCACCACTTCGGCCCCCGCCGCCACCGCCCGTTTGAACGTCCCAGCGATGTCCGGAGTGTTGACGTACAGCTTCCACAGTGCCGTGCCGAGCGCGACCGGCCCCTGCTGCGCCTTCTGCTGGGCGATCTGGAAAAGCCCTCCGGTGGCCGGATTCTGCATGATCGCCTCGAAGGCGTCGGGAATCTCGGTGCGGCTGGTGTTACGCAGCCCGATCGCGCTCCACCAGGCGACGGACCTTTCCAGGTCCTCGACATTAAGGCAGTACTGGCCAACCCAGGTGCTCA from Parafrankia irregularis carries:
- a CDS encoding EthD family reductase, which gives rise to MPQARLSVFYPAGADETFDHDYYRDVHIPLCEKLWKPEDVRVDRGSSGPHVAAVHITFSSREALDTALASEATAQITGDVKNYTTIVPVLQISDVVV
- a CDS encoding VOC family protein; protein product: MSTWVGQYCLNVEDLERSVAWWSAIGLRNTSRTEIPDAFEAIMQNPATGGLFQIAQQKAQQGPVALGTALWKLYVNTPDIAGTFKRAVAAGAEVVTEPERTERWPVTIAFVRDPDGRLVEFVERHPWPEGSPADEPWLGQYCINVPDLDAAVAFHEKLGLTCTSRTDVPEALEAIVEAPGRGGLIQLAQQKDGVPIEHGNGFWKRYLNTDDCEGLYRTALAAGGEAVMEPTRLDRWPTIIAFFTDPAGYLVELVQKLN